One window of the Patescibacteria group bacterium genome contains the following:
- the mfd gene encoding transcription-repair coupling factor has protein sequence MEKINLGFRNLISEALPKHGNELTENTFSALSNGTLQSLIISNILTSPSFDHRALFWLTKDSGQSETIRVMLNFWLKSFAFDTREVYVWDNQNETEKTKILWSLLTQKPVIVLCSISGLEEIVADPKDFENHQINILKDSTIPTTDLAKKLVELGYVKENFASAPLMFSQKGGTLNIFSPQYPLPVKIDFEGEIVENISFYDPADKKSKGGVDSVSILGNFPVSRFEHSILEYVSMHNSLSIVYMDPVELEEFSYDWKRIDKKLYPHPRIVFESFPKDAKEIIIDFKSAPLFHHNLEKFVIEVTELARNKYSIFIATSKKPELENVIKKLGPLRKSINFINAAPPLLEGFTLPLHRIAFFTDQEIFGYSNGEQKIKASSIDHKFLAELKAGDIVVHLDHGIARFRGMVKKEIEGMLREFFYLEYDHGDKLFVPIYQAEKLNKYIGKQNPPLHRLGSGNWKEVCLRIKRDSLKLARQLLETSTLRTQSETIPLKKETADERKLANTFEFEMTADQKRSIDEINSDLAKNVPMDRLVCGDVGFGKTEVAIRAAFKTVMNGMQVALLSPTTILTQQHYDTFKERLEHFGINIALLSRLKTSKEQKEIVEQLNNNQIDIVIGTHRLLSKDIRFKNLGLIIVDEEQRFGVEHKEKLKRLKSNVHILTLTATPIPRTLNFALSGLKDISTIETAPPGRLPIETIIRPAQDELIIDAIQSELKRNGQVYFLHNQVETIEAKAKQIKKLAPGARIGIVHGQMEEHAMMNVMESFDNGEIDVLVSTTIIENGLDLPNANTLIVEDATNFGLSQLYQLRGRIGRADRQAFAYFLYKSKQLTPDAKKRLIALMEAKELGSGFQLALRDLEIRGTGNLLGKQQHGKINAIGLNLYLNLIQQSAEEIKTGKIAEPVRDVSIDLPISALIPTSMEPREEKRLHWYQKLSATRDIKELHKLANQFSLMTKAPEEYRNLISLLEIKVLAQKSSVTSIDTTFVTDSEEVARKRIVFKFNKSLVPTQIEQLFTVSDQWSLGEFTVKIDLDALAKDWLKDIKKCVSIL, from the coding sequence GTGGAAAAAATCAATCTCGGATTCCGCAACCTCATCTCAGAAGCATTACCAAAACACGGAAATGAGCTGACTGAAAACACGTTTTCAGCCCTGAGTAACGGAACTCTGCAATCATTAATCATCAGTAATATCCTCACCTCCCCCTCATTTGATCACAGGGCGCTTTTTTGGTTAACCAAGGATTCAGGACAATCGGAGACAATTAGGGTAATGCTGAATTTTTGGTTGAAATCATTTGCATTTGATACGCGCGAGGTTTATGTTTGGGACAATCAAAATGAAACAGAAAAGACCAAAATACTTTGGTCACTACTTACTCAAAAACCGGTGATTGTTTTATGCTCGATATCCGGATTGGAAGAGATTGTAGCTGACCCGAAAGATTTTGAAAATCATCAGATTAATATCTTAAAAGACAGCACTATCCCGACAACCGACCTGGCAAAAAAATTAGTTGAATTAGGATATGTAAAAGAAAATTTCGCGTCTGCACCTTTGATGTTCAGTCAAAAAGGTGGCACGTTAAATATTTTTTCACCTCAATATCCATTGCCGGTAAAAATAGATTTTGAAGGAGAAATAGTGGAAAATATTTCTTTCTACGACCCGGCTGATAAAAAAAGTAAAGGGGGTGTTGACTCTGTATCAATCCTTGGTAATTTTCCTGTTTCCCGATTTGAACATTCAATATTGGAATACGTTTCCATGCATAATTCTCTAAGTATCGTATATATGGATCCCGTTGAGCTTGAGGAATTTTCATACGATTGGAAAAGAATCGATAAAAAATTATACCCCCACCCCAGAATTGTTTTTGAATCCTTTCCGAAAGATGCTAAGGAAATAATTATTGATTTTAAAAGCGCCCCTCTCTTCCATCATAATCTGGAAAAATTTGTTATAGAAGTCACTGAATTAGCAAGGAATAAATATTCAATATTTATTGCAACTTCAAAAAAGCCGGAACTGGAAAATGTAATTAAGAAATTAGGTCCGTTAAGAAAAAGTATTAATTTTATCAATGCCGCGCCTCCATTATTGGAAGGTTTTACCCTGCCGTTACACAGAATCGCTTTTTTTACTGATCAGGAAATCTTCGGTTATTCAAATGGGGAACAAAAAATCAAGGCATCAAGCATTGATCATAAATTTTTGGCGGAATTGAAAGCCGGGGATATCGTTGTTCATCTGGACCATGGCATCGCTCGGTTTCGCGGTATGGTAAAAAAAGAAATAGAAGGGATGCTCCGGGAATTTTTCTATCTGGAATATGATCACGGTGACAAGCTGTTCGTCCCCATCTACCAGGCAGAAAAACTGAATAAATATATCGGCAAGCAGAATCCCCCCTTACACCGGCTTGGTAGCGGGAATTGGAAAGAAGTGTGTTTAAGAATAAAACGTGATTCATTAAAACTAGCAAGACAACTTTTAGAAACATCAACACTAAGAACACAATCGGAAACAATCCCGTTAAAAAAAGAAACTGCGGATGAAAGAAAACTGGCTAATACTTTTGAGTTTGAAATGACAGCTGATCAAAAACGCTCAATTGATGAAATAAATAGTGATCTGGCAAAAAATGTTCCCATGGACCGTCTGGTTTGCGGAGATGTAGGATTTGGCAAAACGGAAGTCGCAATCAGAGCGGCATTTAAAACAGTGATGAACGGCATGCAGGTCGCGCTACTTTCCCCCACTACCATTCTGACTCAACAGCATTATGATACATTTAAAGAACGGCTGGAGCATTTTGGCATCAACATCGCTTTGCTCAGCCGGCTAAAAACATCGAAAGAACAGAAAGAAATCGTAGAACAGCTGAATAATAATCAAATTGATATTGTTATTGGAACCCATCGGCTGCTTTCCAAAGATATTCGATTCAAAAATCTTGGGTTGATTATTGTGGATGAAGAACAGCGTTTCGGTGTTGAACATAAAGAAAAATTAAAAAGACTGAAAAGTAATGTTCACATTTTAACCCTGACTGCCACACCCATACCCCGCACACTAAACTTTGCCCTGTCGGGATTAAAAGATATTAGTACCATTGAAACCGCACCCCCTGGGCGACTGCCGATCGAAACGATTATCCGTCCGGCTCAGGATGAATTGATAATTGACGCAATCCAATCGGAATTAAAGCGCAATGGCCAGGTTTATTTTCTCCATAATCAAGTAGAAACAATCGAAGCCAAAGCAAAACAAATTAAAAAACTGGCGCCCGGAGCCAGAATCGGAATTGTACACGGGCAAATGGAAGAACATGCGATGATGAATGTCATGGAAAGTTTTGATAACGGAGAAATCGATGTTTTAGTTTCAACTACAATAATTGAAAACGGGTTAGACCTGCCGAATGCCAATACATTAATTGTGGAGGATGCAACTAACTTCGGCTTGTCACAGCTATATCAATTAAGAGGAAGGATCGGCCGTGCCGACCGGCAGGCCTTTGCCTATTTCTTGTACAAAAGTAAACAACTTACCCCGGACGCAAAAAAAAGACTGATTGCACTGATGGAGGCAAAAGAACTCGGCAGTGGATTCCAACTTGCTCTGCGTGACCTGGAAATCCGCGGTACCGGCAATCTTTTAGGAAAACAACAACACGGAAAAATAAATGCAATCGGCCTGAATTTATATTTGAATCTGATCCAGCAATCAGCAGAAGAAATCAAAACAGGAAAGATCGCGGAACCGGTCAGAGATGTCAGTATTGATCTCCCGATTTCCGCATTAATCCCCACATCAATGGAACCACGCGAAGAAAAGAGGCTGCATTGGTATCAAAAATTATCTGCCACGCGCGATATAAAAGAATTACACAAATTGGCCAATCAGTTTTCCTTGATGACAAAAGCACCGGAAGAATACAGGAACCTCATCTCTCTATTAGAAATAAAAGTACTAGCCCAGAAAAGCAGTGTAACAAGCATAGATACCACTTTTGTAACTGACTCGGAAGAAGTAGCCAGAAAAAGAATTGTCTTTAAATTTAATAAAAGTTTAGTACCGACCCAAATTGAACAGTTATTTACCGTCAGTGACCAATGGTCACTTGGTGAGTTTACGGTTAAGATTGATCTCGATGCACTTGCAAAAGACTGGTTGAAAGATATTAAGAAGTGTGTTAGTATTCTCTAA
- the pth gene encoding aminoacyl-tRNA hydrolase: MKLIIGLGNPGIKYKNTRHNVGWLMLDELIKALSISSFKTVKKFQSDLTQGQINDQKLILAKPLTFMNNSGKAVSLLKNFYKVDLEDIVIVRDDLDLEFGKYREKQDSGSGGHNGINSIIENIGSKGFIQIKVGIKNDLLAKIDPASFVLQKFTLQEKKQLKSQLPEFVARIKNFLQ, encoded by the coding sequence ATGAAACTAATCATAGGGTTAGGAAACCCGGGGATAAAATACAAAAACACAAGGCATAATGTCGGCTGGTTAATGTTGGATGAGCTGATCAAGGCTTTGTCTATTTCTTCCTTTAAAACTGTGAAGAAGTTTCAATCCGACCTCACTCAGGGGCAGATCAATGATCAAAAGTTGATTTTGGCTAAACCACTGACTTTCATGAATAATTCCGGAAAGGCAGTATCACTCTTAAAAAACTTTTACAAGGTGGATCTGGAAGATATTGTAATTGTGCGGGATGATTTGGATCTGGAATTCGGGAAGTACCGGGAAAAGCAAGACAGCGGTTCCGGCGGGCACAACGGCATTAATTCAATTATTGAAAATATCGGCAGTAAAGGTTTTATTCAAATTAAAGTGGGTATTAAAAATGACCTGCTTGCCAAAATAGATCCGGCGAGTTTTGTTTTGCAGAAATTTACCCTGCAGGAAAAGAAGCAGTTAAAATCACAACTGCCGGAGTTTGTAGCAAGAATCAAAAATTTTTTGCAATAA
- the der gene encoding ribosome biogenesis GTPase Der → MSKKLPQVALIGRTNVGKSTLFNTLLERRKAITSSVPATTRDRNFGICNWQGKKITLVDSGGVNIIKGEEIEESIKKQAEIAAGEADCIVFVVDGAQGMMRQDKDIVRWLKKSKVPVILAVNKIDNPKRKAEAGSEFYQLGIKDTIYVSSINGSGTGDLLDAIIKKVPEKSTELKEPDLKLAIVGKTNVGKSSYVNALLGENRVIVSSQPHTTRDPQDIEIQYNKKRVLLVDTAGLRRNKIKKGESGIRAIEAESARKSLLAIKHADVVLLMLDITEEISFQDKHIASEVVDAKTGIVVVLNKWDLIRDKNVKTIKDYLKYVHSFFPFLLWAPYVFISAKDKIRLKNPIDFALKMKENREKVIDSEQLLEFIKEFTIDINSKQRKDTKPFKMTSLEQEDINPPTFLLRVNAKIPPPHAVTDTLKKAIREKFDIWGTPIILKVKLKRHETNHRVRKPGDKIQKHKA, encoded by the coding sequence ATGTCAAAAAAGTTACCGCAAGTTGCATTGATTGGCCGAACGAATGTTGGTAAATCAACGCTTTTTAATACTTTACTGGAAAGACGAAAGGCCATAACATCCTCTGTCCCTGCGACCACCCGTGATCGCAATTTTGGCATATGTAATTGGCAAGGGAAAAAAATTACTTTAGTCGACAGTGGTGGTGTGAATATTATTAAAGGTGAAGAGATTGAAGAAAGTATCAAAAAGCAGGCTGAAATTGCCGCCGGGGAAGCAGACTGTATCGTTTTTGTTGTTGACGGCGCACAAGGTATGATGCGACAGGATAAGGACATCGTTCGCTGGTTAAAAAAATCCAAAGTGCCGGTAATTTTAGCCGTCAATAAAATAGATAACCCAAAAAGAAAAGCGGAAGCAGGCAGTGAGTTTTATCAACTGGGGATAAAAGATACAATCTATGTTTCTTCCATCAATGGGAGTGGAACCGGGGATCTGCTAGACGCCATCATCAAAAAAGTTCCGGAGAAATCGACGGAGCTGAAAGAGCCGGATTTGAAACTGGCAATTGTAGGCAAAACAAATGTCGGAAAATCTTCCTACGTAAACGCCCTGCTCGGAGAAAACAGAGTGATTGTTAGTTCGCAACCCCACACCACGCGTGATCCTCAGGATATTGAAATCCAGTATAACAAAAAAAGAGTGCTGCTTGTGGATACGGCCGGATTAAGAAGAAATAAGATTAAAAAAGGAGAGTCAGGGATAAGAGCGATCGAAGCAGAAAGCGCCAGAAAATCTCTGCTCGCGATAAAACATGCGGACGTCGTATTACTGATGCTGGATATTACTGAAGAAATCTCGTTCCAGGACAAGCATATTGCCAGTGAAGTGGTGGATGCCAAAACAGGCATTGTAGTGGTTTTAAACAAATGGGATTTGATCCGGGATAAAAATGTGAAAACCATTAAAGACTACCTGAAGTATGTCCATAGCTTTTTTCCGTTCCTTTTATGGGCACCATATGTGTTTATTTCTGCCAAAGACAAAATCCGTCTGAAGAATCCGATAGATTTCGCATTGAAAATGAAAGAAAACAGGGAGAAAGTGATTGATTCTGAACAGCTTCTGGAATTTATCAAAGAATTTACAATAGATATTAACAGCAAGCAAAGAAAAGACACTAAGCCGTTTAAAATGACATCACTTGAACAGGAGGATATTAACCCCCCCACCTTTCTTTTGAGAGTAAATGCAAAAATTCCGCCTCCCCATGCTGTTACTGATACTTTAAAAAAGGCTATTCGGGAAAAGTTTGATATTTGGGGTACGCCAATTATTTTGAAGGTTAAACTTAAAAGACATGAAACTAATCATAGGGTTAGGAAACCCGGGGATAAAATACAAAAACACAAGGCATAA
- a CDS encoding LCP family protein: MKRINSEKEFNLLDKVEKGQALEKKKKRHGFGFFVGKFFVYLCVVVVLVGLTFSYKVLLSANSVIASSDIPSLISQLKYFVVAPEDMIDGEKEDRINVLMLGMGGQGHSGGYLADTIMIASVKPSTKEVAFISIPRDLYVPIPDNGWRKINNAYAFGYNEDPESGGEELMIEVIEDITGLKIHYYGRVDFEGFRKVIDDIGGVDVTVERTFYDPLYPDYNYGYQPVSFQQGNNHFNGEKALQFARSRHGNNNEGSDFARSQRQQKILLAAKEKLLSTSTLLNPSLILNIVDDLADHVRMNMEPWEMIKLYNMIKDVSADQIIDEVIDNSPDGPLHSETTIDGAYILRPNAGLDDFSEIQEIAQNIFQVEETKTVTRENATIEIHNGTKINGLAAKTAETLRNAGYNVVAVGNAAEQNNQITTIYDLTGGTKPQTLNALKEEIGSEIASTVPAYLYTPDKNEVTYQGLSAPLNSDIVSQSGEVDFLILLGADGINQTNSSITNSDTQ; the protein is encoded by the coding sequence ATGAAAAGAATTAATTCAGAAAAGGAATTTAACCTCCTGGATAAAGTAGAAAAAGGACAGGCACTCGAAAAAAAGAAAAAACGTCATGGTTTCGGTTTTTTTGTCGGTAAATTTTTTGTTTATCTTTGCGTTGTTGTTGTCCTGGTCGGTCTCACTTTTTCTTACAAGGTACTGCTTTCTGCCAATAGTGTAATTGCATCATCTGACATACCTTCACTGATCAGCCAGTTAAAATATTTTGTTGTAGCACCGGAAGATATGATTGACGGAGAAAAAGAGGATCGGATCAATGTTCTGATGCTGGGTATGGGCGGACAGGGACACAGCGGTGGATATCTGGCCGATACGATCATGATTGCCAGTGTTAAACCATCGACAAAGGAGGTCGCTTTTATATCCATACCGCGGGACCTTTACGTGCCCATACCGGACAATGGCTGGAGAAAAATAAATAACGCTTATGCATTCGGCTATAATGAAGATCCGGAAAGCGGCGGTGAAGAGTTGATGATCGAAGTAATTGAAGACATCACTGGTTTAAAGATTCATTATTACGGGAGAGTTGATTTTGAGGGTTTCCGAAAAGTCATCGACGATATCGGCGGAGTCGACGTTACAGTAGAGCGGACATTTTATGATCCACTATACCCCGATTATAACTACGGCTATCAGCCGGTTTCATTCCAACAGGGAAACAATCATTTCAACGGGGAAAAAGCGCTACAATTCGCCCGTTCCAGACACGGCAATAACAATGAAGGTTCGGATTTTGCCCGGTCACAGAGACAGCAGAAAATACTACTGGCGGCAAAAGAAAAACTGTTATCAACATCTACGCTACTCAACCCCAGTTTGATTTTAAACATTGTGGATGATCTTGCCGATCATGTCCGTATGAATATGGAACCATGGGAAATGATCAAACTTTATAACATGATTAAAGATGTTTCCGCCGATCAGATTATTGACGAGGTGATTGATAACAGCCCAGACGGTCCTCTGCATTCGGAAACAACAATTGACGGAGCATACATATTACGTCCAAATGCCGGGCTGGATGATTTCTCCGAAATTCAGGAAATTGCTCAAAACATTTTCCAAGTTGAAGAGACGAAAACTGTAACCCGGGAAAATGCCACCATCGAAATCCATAATGGTACAAAAATTAACGGCCTCGCTGCTAAAACAGCGGAAACTCTGCGCAACGCCGGTTACAATGTTGTCGCAGTCGGTAACGCAGCGGAACAAAACAACCAGATTACGACGATTTATGATTTAACCGGCGGGACAAAGCCGCAGACTTTAAACGCGTTAAAAGAGGAAATCGGATCAGAGATTGCATCGACCGTTCCTGCATATTTATATACTCCTGATAAAAATGAAGTTACCTATCAGGGATTAAGCGCGCCTTTAAATTCAGATATTGTTTCGCAAAGTGGCGAAGTTGATTTTCTGATTCTTCTAGGTGCTGATGGAATCAATCAGACAAACAGTTCTATAACCAATTCCGATACACAATAA
- the lepB gene encoding signal peptidase I, translating into MAKKTEQKDEKEINDALDELNEKSITPDPFWKATGLFVLEVAKIIIISLAIIIPIRYYLVQPFYVKGASMEPTFHDYEYLIINEISYRFNAPDRGDIIVLKDPRNTSQFFIKRIIGLPGETVQVKNGTVIIQNTANPEGIILDESVYLDDTVYTSGNIDIVLDADKYYVMGDNRGSSLDSRIIGPIGKEFIVGKAWVRAWPFNKLTHFNLPDYNI; encoded by the coding sequence ATGGCAAAAAAAACAGAGCAGAAAGATGAAAAGGAAATTAATGATGCGCTGGATGAGTTAAATGAAAAAAGCATCACACCGGATCCGTTTTGGAAAGCAACGGGACTTTTTGTTTTAGAAGTTGCAAAGATTATTATCATTTCGCTGGCGATAATAATTCCGATCAGATATTATCTGGTCCAACCTTTTTATGTTAAAGGCGCTTCCATGGAACCGACCTTTCATGATTATGAATATCTAATTATCAATGAAATCAGTTATCGTTTTAATGCACCGGACCGGGGAGATATTATCGTATTGAAGGATCCAAGGAACACATCGCAGTTTTTTATCAAAAGAATTATCGGTCTGCCGGGTGAAACAGTACAGGTAAAAAATGGCACAGTGATAATTCAGAATACCGCAAACCCGGAAGGAATCATTTTGGACGAAAGTGTTTATCTGGATGATACAGTTTATACCAGTGGAAATATTGATATTGTGCTAGATGCGGATAAATATTATGTAATGGGCGACAACAGGGGATCCAGTCTTGATTCCAGAATTATCGGACCCATAGGAAAAGAATTCATTGTAGGAAAAGCATGGGTCAGAGCGTGGCCTTTTAATAAATTAACTCATTTTAATTTACCCGATTACAACATTTAA
- the hisS gene encoding histidine--tRNA ligase has product MPKSKVTKAPVKDEKNAEPKKRSSKHPQLLRGMKDILPESQKYWNYVRKLVEEVAEDYTYEMIDTPILEETSLFTHSVGENTDIVEKEMFSFDDRSGLNVSMRPENTAGIVRAYIEHGMLDRPQPVRLFYWGPFFRYDRPQAGRYRQFHQFGFEAIGDNNPIIDAQIIVMCQSIYKTIGIPVVTQINSVGCKKCRKDYEQLFADYLTSRKKFLCEDCKRRLTKNPLRVLDCKVKECKEILVDAPHIVDHLDEECKEHFVKVLEYLDEADIAYQLNPFLVRGLDYYTRTTFEIWPENDDGSQSALGGGGRYDDLTEILGGRPTPGCGYAGGVERLVLAMREKEIVIPLPEPPDVFVAQLGESAKKQALKLVEDLRAKGIRAASNFSKEGLKYQLSVAARLRVKFSLILGQKEMLDKTILLRDMEGGSQEVVDYNKVYNELKKRLEKAKAIIQNTNNHFEE; this is encoded by the coding sequence ATGCCAAAAAGTAAAGTCACAAAAGCCCCTGTCAAAGATGAGAAAAATGCAGAACCGAAGAAAAGAAGTTCGAAGCATCCCCAACTTTTAAGAGGAATGAAAGATATCTTGCCGGAATCCCAGAAATACTGGAATTATGTCCGGAAATTGGTGGAAGAAGTAGCGGAGGATTATACCTACGAAATGATCGATACACCAATTCTGGAAGAAACTAGCTTGTTTACCCACTCTGTCGGCGAGAATACTGACATAGTGGAAAAAGAAATGTTTTCTTTTGATGACCGAAGCGGTTTGAATGTTTCCATGCGACCGGAAAACACCGCCGGCATCGTCAGGGCATACATCGAACACGGGATGTTGGACAGACCACAGCCGGTAAGACTTTTCTATTGGGGACCATTTTTCCGTTACGACCGCCCGCAAGCGGGCAGATACCGACAGTTTCACCAGTTCGGATTTGAAGCGATCGGGGATAACAATCCGATTATTGACGCGCAAATAATTGTGATGTGCCAAAGTATTTATAAGACAATCGGAATACCGGTCGTAACTCAAATAAACAGCGTCGGCTGTAAAAAGTGCAGAAAAGATTATGAGCAGCTGTTCGCAGATTATTTAACTTCCAGAAAAAAGTTTCTCTGCGAAGACTGCAAAAGGCGTTTGACGAAAAATCCTCTGCGTGTGCTCGATTGCAAAGTGAAAGAATGCAAGGAAATATTAGTTGATGCTCCGCACATTGTTGATCATTTGGATGAAGAGTGTAAAGAGCATTTTGTAAAAGTTCTGGAATATCTGGATGAAGCGGATATTGCTTATCAGCTGAACCCGTTCCTGGTCCGGGGATTGGACTATTATACCAGGACGACTTTTGAAATCTGGCCGGAAAATGATGACGGTTCACAGTCGGCGCTGGGTGGCGGTGGTCGCTACGACGATCTGACAGAAATTCTGGGTGGCAGACCGACACCGGGCTGTGGCTATGCCGGTGGAGTTGAACGTTTGGTACTGGCTATGCGGGAAAAGGAAATTGTGATCCCTCTGCCGGAACCGCCAGATGTTTTTGTCGCTCAACTCGGTGAAAGTGCGAAAAAGCAGGCACTGAAGCTGGTTGAGGACCTGCGGGCAAAAGGAATCCGGGCAGCAAGCAATTTTTCCAAAGAGGGTTTGAAATATCAGTTGTCGGTCGCGGCAAGGCTCCGAGTAAAGTTTTCACTGATTCTGGGACAAAAAGAAATGCTGGATAAAACGATACTCTTAAGAGATATGGAGGGCGGATCACAAGAGGTGGTCGATTATAACAAAGTGTATAACGAACTGAAAAAGCGTTTGGAAAAAGCCAAGGCGATTATCCAAAACACCAATAACCATTTTGAGGAATAA
- a CDS encoding histidine triad nucleotide-binding protein → MDCVFCSIIKKEGYADIVFEDDEMIAFKDIAPQAPVHILVVPKKHVEKISDLSENDAIMLGSLIDRARILAKKYDISQSGYRLVFNCGDEGGQIIDHIHLHLIGGKKLGAIG, encoded by the coding sequence ATGGACTGTGTATTCTGTTCAATTATCAAAAAAGAAGGCTACGCGGACATAGTATTTGAAGATGATGAAATGATCGCATTCAAAGACATCGCCCCTCAGGCCCCGGTGCATATTTTAGTCGTCCCAAAAAAACATGTGGAAAAAATTTCTGACTTGTCAGAAAATGACGCAATAATGCTGGGAAGTCTGATTGACCGGGCGAGGATTTTGGCAAAAAAATATGATATTTCCCAATCCGGCTACCGGCTGGTCTTTAACTGTGGTGACGAGGGTGGCCAGATTATTGATCATATCCACCTGCATTTGATTGGCGGGAAAAAACTGGGGGCAATCGGATAG
- a CDS encoding 30S ribosomal protein S21 has product MVEVKKKDSETSESLIRRFSKKVQQSGVLIRAKKSRFHEPEKNKRKTKDDALRRKDIKSKKEYLRKIGKLEEVDRSKKRGGRR; this is encoded by the coding sequence TTGGTTGAAGTAAAAAAGAAAGACAGTGAAACATCCGAAAGCCTGATCAGACGATTTTCTAAGAAAGTCCAGCAGAGTGGCGTTTTAATTAGGGCTAAAAAAAGCCGTTTTCATGAGCCGGAAAAGAACAAAAGGAAAACAAAAGATGACGCTTTAAGGCGCAAAGATATTAAGTCTAAAAAGGAATATCTGAGGAAAATCGGCAAACTGGAAGAGGTTGATCGATCGAAAAAAAGAGGCGGCAGAAGATAA
- a CDS encoding GatB/YqeY domain-containing protein, which translates to MGLKEKLEQDVVTALKAKEPEKVSTLRMVLSAVKNESIAKRKELSEEETMIVVQREIKKRKESAEAFEKGGRTELSEAESAEANLLQQYLPEPLSETELEQIIKEAIESTGAESMKDMGKVISQVMAKAQGKAEGKVVSEKVRQILS; encoded by the coding sequence ATGGGTCTGAAGGAAAAGTTAGAACAAGATGTTGTCACAGCCTTGAAAGCGAAAGAACCGGAAAAAGTCAGTACGCTTAGGATGGTGCTTTCGGCTGTAAAAAATGAATCAATCGCCAAAAGAAAAGAGCTGTCGGAAGAAGAGACGATGATTGTTGTGCAGAGAGAGATAAAAAAAAGAAAAGAGTCCGCAGAAGCGTTTGAAAAGGGGGGTAGAACAGAATTATCTGAAGCAGAATCCGCAGAAGCTAATCTTTTACAGCAATATCTGCCCGAACCACTTTCTGAAACAGAATTGGAGCAGATAATCAAAGAGGCGATCGAATCAACCGGAGCAGAGTCTATGAAGGACATGGGTAAAGTGATCAGTCAGGTAATGGCGAAAGCACAGGGAAAAGCGGAAGGCAAGGTAGTCAGTGAGAAAGTGCGCCAGATTCTTTCGTAA